Below is a genomic region from Medicago truncatula cultivar Jemalong A17 chromosome 3, MtrunA17r5.0-ANR, whole genome shotgun sequence.
ACACCACTCTTAATTAAGAAAACATGGAGTACTTCTAGTACTCTAGCACATTTGTACTCTTGACTCATTTATATACTATAGATATAATTTGCCATTGAAATAATTAGAAGAGTATTGAAATGAAGAACATTTACATATATTCTTTACCGTCTCATATTCAAAATTAGGTACTTTTTTTTACCCATTGTAATCtgcctataaaaaaatatcttttactatttttatttttgaaatgacaaaataatgaaatattaaaagGAAACAACCAAACTAAAATTAGTGTTAAGAACAAAAGAAAAGTCTgcaaatatataagaaaaaaaacaccaaaacaatagtgataccaaaccaaaaagaaatattgaaaatCTAAGGATTTAACTCAAGTGGTTTATAAATCCCCCTAAAAACcaattattcaatatatctaagttattttttttgtgaacaatTCTTTGTCAAAATTTACTTATCTTTCCATCAAACAACGGACTACTAAAATTTTTCATAAGAATCAGAGGGTTAATACAGaaacaaaattgacaaaaaaaaaatgaacattaataaaaatataataaatattaaatatgtaatagaaaaataatttacgATTTATTaatgtaaaatgaaaatttaaaaatgaacaaaaatattAGACAAGGTCGATAATGATATATCTAAaataaatctttcaaaaaaaaaaatatctaaaataaaataaaatagttaatgATGTTTTTGAAAAGCAAATATAATGAAAGACAAATGAGGAGAAAATTTCACTCAATAGAAAAAAGTGATGTGACCCCAACCAAACCGAATGGAACTATAAATAGTTACACCCTAGCTACTACAATCACATTCCATGATCTCTTGAATCACCACTAATTCAGTTACAAGATTATTCATAAGCAAAAAAAGCTTCACAATGGTGATCACCCTATACCAAACGTTCCTTTACAAGGAACTTTCCATTtcccttttcattttcttgataACCCATTTATTCTTCAGAACTTTTCTCCtcaaaatcaatcacaaaaaacTTCCACCAGGGCCAAAGGGTTATCCAATTGTAGGTGCACTCCCACTAATGGGAACCATGCCTCATCTCACACTCTTCAAAATGTCACAAAAATATGGACCCGTAATGTACCTAAAAATGggatcacacaacatggttgtAGCCTCAACGCCTTCTTCAGCCAAAGCATTTCTTAAAACACTTGACCTAAATTTTTCAAATAGGCCGCCGAACGCTGGCGCAACACACCTAGCTTATGATTCACAAGACATGGTTTTCGCGGACTATGGATCTAGGTGGAAATTACTTAGAAAACTAAGTAACTTACACATGCTCGGTGGAAAGGCTCTTGAAGATTGGTCGAAAATTCGAGGGGACGAAATGGGACACATGATTCGTACAATGTATGATTGTAGCAAGAAAGATGAATCCATTGTTGTGTCTGAGATGTTAACGTATGCTATGGCGAATATGATAGGTCAAGTTATATTAAGTCGTCGTGTGTTCGAGACAAAAGGTTATGAATCGAATGAATTTAAGGATATGGTTGTTGAGCTCATGACCACTGCTGGTTATTTTAATATTGGTGATTTTATACCAATTCTTGCTTGGTTGGATCTTCAAGGCATTGAACGAGGGATGAAGAGCTTACACAAAAAATTTGATGCTTTGTTGACAAAGATGATTGAGGAGCATGTGGCTTCTAGTCTAAAAAGTCATCGGGTTAAACCTGATTTCTTAGACAGACTCATTGCTCAAAGTAAGGAAGATTCTGATGGGGAGAAATTATCACTCACTAACATCAAGGCATTACTCTTGGTATGTATAATTAGCCCTAATTAGCCCTA
It encodes:
- the LOC25490451 gene encoding flavonoid 3',5'-hydroxylase 2, whose amino-acid sequence is MVITLYQTFLYKELSISLFIFLITHLFFRTFLLKINHKKLPPGPKGYPIVGALPLMGTMPHLTLFKMSQKYGPVMYLKMGSHNMVVASTPSSAKAFLKTLDLNFSNRPPNAGATHLAYDSQDMVFADYGSRWKLLRKLSNLHMLGGKALEDWSKIRGDEMGHMIRTMYDCSKKDESIVVSEMLTYAMANMIGQVILSRRVFETKGYESNEFKDMVVELMTTAGYFNIGDFIPILAWLDLQGIERGMKSLHKKFDALLTKMIEEHVASSLKSHRVKPDFLDRLIAQSKEDSDGEKLSLTNIKALLLNLFTAGTDTSSSIIEWALAEMLKNPKIMKKVHEEMDQVIGKQRRFQEADIQKLPYLQAICKETYRKHPSTPLNLPRVSLEPCQVNGYYIPKNTRLSVNIWAIGRDPNVWENPLEFNPERFLTGKNAKIDPRGNDFELIPFGAGRRICAGTRMGIVLVQYILGTLVHSFDWKLPNGVVDLNMDESFGLALQKKVPLAAIVSPRLSPSAYIL